Part of the Roseomonas sp. OT10 genome, GTCGCGCCCCTGCGCGAGGGCCTTCCCCAGGATGCCGTGGACCGGCCGCTGGCCGGCTTCGCCCGGGATTATCCGGACGGCGCGGAAACCGGCTGGCATCACCATGCCCGGGTGCAGCTGCTCTACGGGCTGCGCGGGGTGATGCGGATCGCGACGGCGGGGGCCAGCTTCGTCCTGCCGGCGGGGCTGGCGCTCTGGGTGCCGGGCGGGACGCCGCATGCGCTGCGGATGCAGGGGGAGGTGGCGATGCGGGCCCTGTTCCTCCGCGCCGATGCCGCCGGGGCGGGGCCGCAGCGCCCCCAGGTCCTCGGCGTCTCGCCGCTGCTGCGCGAGCTGATCCTCGCGACCTGCGCCGAGCCGGTGGAATGGGCGGAGCGCGGGCGCGGCCCGCATCTGGCGGCGCTGATCCTGGACGAGATCCGGCACGCCCCGCGGCTGCCCTTCGGCCTGCCCGAGCCGCGCGACCCGCGGCTGCGGCGGCTGGCCGCCCTGCTGCGGGAGCGGCCGGGGCGGGAGGAGGGGCTGGAGGAGTGGTCGGCGCTGGTCGGGGCCAGCCCGCGTACCCTGTCGCGGCTGTTCCGTCGCGAGACGGGGCTGTCCTTCGCCGCCTGGCGCCAGGCGCTGCGGCTGACCGAGGCCGGCGCGCTGCTGGCCGGCGGCCTGCCCCCGGCGCGGGCGGCGGCCGCGGTGGGATACGCCTCCACCGCGGCGTTCGGCGCCGCCTTCCGGGCGGCCTTCGGCATGACGCCCGGTATGGCGGCCCGACCGCCGGCGCCAGGGCGCTGACCTGGCGTCAGGCGCGGCCGGTCAGGCGGTCCTCGCCTGGCCGCCGGGACGATCCACCGCCAGGACGAAGAGCCGGTGGGTGGCGATGTCGATGTTGCGCCGCGCCTTTTCGTTCCACACGCGCTCGGCGACCTGCGCATCGTGGAAGGGGCCGTAGCACTCCTCCGTCTGCGGCTCGAGCGTCGCCCAGTCGGGGGCGGTGAAGATGCCGCCCCAGACGAAGTAGATCTTGCGGTCGGACATGACTCGGGACTCCTGCCTGTCGTGCTGCGCCGCAATGTAGGATGGCCGGGCGCCCGCCGCACCCTGCCGCCCCCCTTCCGGTGCCTGCGGGAATCAGGCGTAGGGCCAGCCGGCCTTCAGCACGTCGGCATAGTAGCGCTTCAGGGCGCCGGGGTCGGGCAGCAGGCGGTAGCCGCCGCCTTCGGCGAAGGCGACGAAGCGGCGGCGGCCCACCACGGCCCCCTGCCGGATCTCGCGGCAGGTCGCGTTCGCCGTCTTCCAGTCATCGTTGGCACCGTGCTCGACGGGGATGTTCAGGTCGCGGTTCAGCCGGTCGAACAGGCGCTCGGCGTCCAGGTTCGTCCAGCGCGCGGCATGGCCCGGGCCGTCGCGGGTGAATTCCAGCCGCTCGTAGCGACCGCCCTCGGCCAGCCAGACGGACATCAGGTCGTAGTCGCCGACGATCAACTGGCCGTTGCCGCGCCGGACGAGGTCGTTGCCGACCTTCAGCCCCTCCTTCTCCTCCTCCGGCTTGCCCGTGACGGGGATGCCCAGCGTCGCGAAGCGGCCGGTGGAGACGCCGGGGCAGCGGACCACGAAAAGCACCTGGCATTCCATCGCCACGGCCCGGAAGGTCGCCACGTCGCCCGGGTCCATGCCGGTGAGGCCGGCGATGTGGTGGTCGTGCGCGGAGACCTCGCGGTCGGCGGCGTCGCGGAAGACGGTGTGGTGCAGGCCGCGCCCGACCACGGCCCGCTCGGCGCCCTTCCGGCCGTTGGAGATCAGGAAGCTGTCGTAGCGGATGGGAATGCGCATGCGGCGACGTCCTCGGCTTGGCCCGGTGGCCTGTCGGGCGGGGCCAGCCTATCCGGGCGGGCCAGGGCGCCGCATCATCCGGACGGAGGGTCCGCCGCGTGGGCGGCCCTGGCCTCATGGCATCCGGGAGGGAGTCCGCGACCATGACCTTCGAGACCTGGCTGGCCTTCGCCGCTGCCTCCTCCGTGATGCTGGCCATCCCCGGGCCGACGGTGCTGCTGGTCGTCTCCTACGCGCTGGGGCAGGGCTGGCGCACCGCCCTTCCCATGGCGGCGGGCGTGGCCCTGGGCGACTTCACCGCCATGACCGTCTCGGTGCTGGGGCTTGGCGCCCTGCTCGCGACCTCGGCCGCGGTGTTCACCGCGCTGAAATGGGCCGGGGCGGCCTATCTCGTCTGGCTCGGCGTGGCGCTCTGGCGGGTCGGCGGCAGCACCGGGCCGGGCGTGGCGCGCGGCCCGGCCTCGGCACGGCGGATGTTCGGCCATGCCTGGCTGGTCACCGCGCTGAACCCGAAGAGCATCACCTTCTTCGTGGCCTTCCTGCCGCAGTTCCTCGATCCGGCCGGGAGCCTCGGCACCCAGATCGTGGTCCTGGAGGCGACCTTCCTGCTCCTCGCCTTCGCGAACGCGCTGGCCTATGCGCTCGCCGCCTCGCGGGCCCGCCGGGTGGCGCGCAGCCCCCGGGCCATGGGGCTGATGCGGCGCATCGGTGGCGGGCTGCTGGTCGCGGCCGGGCTGGGCACCGCGGCGCGCGAGGTCGCCGCGCGGGGCTGACGGCGTGCGGCGGAGGGGGCCGCCGCGTCCGCCGCCCGGTGCGGTCCCTCGGGACCCGCGCCATCCTCCTCCAGGATGGGAACCGGCCCGAAGGGCTGGCTGGCGCGGCACGCGGGAGAGGCCAGCGTCGGCGCGTCGACGAGGCGCACCTCCCAGGGCCAGCCGGGCGGCTAGCGCGCGGCGGGGGCCGTGACGCCGCTCACGATGGTCTCGGCCCGCGACACGATGTCCGAGGCGAGGCGTTCGCTGAAGCCGCAGAGGAAGCCCAGCACCCAGATGACGTAGCGGTTGCTCGGCGTGTCGCGGAAGTAGTCGCTGACGCCGCTGAGCGTGATGAAGCCGGATTTCAGCACCGAGTAGACGATGAGCGCGAAGATCAGCGCGACCACGGGCTTGAAGAAGGCGTTCGCCGTCAGGATGAAGGGGTGATAGGAGGACAGCGCGCCGAACTGCTCCATCCGCGTCACGATGCTGGCATTGGCCCCCAGCACCGCCGAGGCGAACAGCGGGACGACATCCAGCTTCGACATGACGACGATCGACCCCGCATCGGCGACGGGCAGGGTGCCGGACGGCATGAGGAACGCCTGCACCAGCCCGAAGCAGAGCAGGGTCAGGAGGGTGGAGCTGAGCACGCCGAGCAGCACCAACGGCACCGGCGCCCCGCCATCCGTCTGCCGGACCAGCCAGCCCGTCATCCCCTTCTCGGCGCTCCAGAGGTCCAGGGCGAGCTGCTGCCGGATGGATTGCAGCGCCGCGAGGTCCACCTTCTCTTGCCCGCCCAGCACGGCGGCCAGGGCCGCGAGGCGCAGCGGGCTGGTGCTCAGCCCCGCCCGGCGGTAGCGCTCCAGCACGTCGATCAGCTTCGGCAGCTCGGTCTCCAGCCCGTTCTCCAGGGGCTGGGTCAGGCGCTGCAGCACGACGGGCATGAGGGCGGTCGGATCGCCGGCCAGGACGGGCAGGCCGGGCGCCTCCGGCAACGGCCTGGCGGCAGCATCCATGGCGGCGGACATGGTCGCGTCCCCGAGGGTCCAGGGCAGGACGTTACACCTTCGTGCCGAAACGCCGCCAGGAATTTCGGGGATCGGGCCGTTGCGGGACCAGCAAGGAACATAATATGAACGAACATGCCTGGAACCCGCATGGACCTGCGCCGCAAGCTGGAGATCCTGGCCGATGCGGCGAAGTACGACGCCTCCTGCGCCTCCTCCGGCACGGAGAAGCGCGACAGCCTGGATGGCGGGCTGGGCAGCACGGAGGGCATGGGCATCTGCCACGCCTATGCCCCCGACGGGCGCTGCATCTCGCTGCTCAAGGTGCTGCTGACCAATGCCTGCGTCTATGACTGCGCCTACTGCATCAACCGCGCCGCCTCCAACGTGCCGCGCGCCCGCTTCACGGTGGAGGAGCTGGTCGGGCTGACGCTCGACTTCTACCGGCGCAACTACATCGAGGGGCTGTTCCTCTCCTCCGGCATCATCCGCTCGCCCGACTACACGATGGAGCAGATCGTCCGCGTGGCGCGGGAGCTGCGCCTGACCCATGGCTTCAAGGGCTACATCCACCTCAAGACCATCCCCGACGCCGACCCGGCCCTGCTGGCCGAGGCGGGGACGCATGCCGACCGGCTCTCCATCAACATCGAACTGCCGCGCGCGGAGAGCCTCGCCGCCCTGGCGCCGGAGAAGGAGGCAGGGTCGATCCGCCGCGCCATGGGCCGGCTGCGCCTGCGCCTGGACGAGGCGGAGGCGGCCAGGGCCGCCCCCTCCCGCGCCGCGCCGCCGCGCTTCGCCCCGGCCGGGCAGTCCACCCAGATGATCGTCGGCGCCGATGCCTCCAACGACGCGCAGGTGCTGGCGACCTCGGCCGGGCTCTACGGCTCCTACCGGCTCAGGCGGGTGTACTACTCCGCCTATTCGCCTATCCCCGATGCCTCCGCCGCCCTGCCGCCGGTGGCGCCGCCCCTGGTGCGGGAGCACCGGCTGTACCAGGCGGACTGGCTGATGCGCTTCTACGGCTTCGGCGCCGGGGAGATCGTGGCCGGCGGGCCGGAGGATGGCGCGGCGGGGATGCTCGAGCTCGACATCGACCCCAAGCTCTCCTGGGCGCTGCGCCATCGCCACCGCTTCCCGGTGGACCTGAACCGCGCCGACCGCGAGCTGTTGCTGCGCGTCCCTGGCCTGGGCGCGAAGACGGTGGAGCGGATCGTGGCGGCGCGCCGGCACCGGACCCTGCGGCTGGAGGATCTGGCCCGGCTGCGCGTGCCGCTGCGCAAGGTCGCGCCCTTCCTGCTGGCGGCCGGCCATCGCCCCCGGGCCGGGCTGCTGGACCGCGGCGACCTGCGGGCGCTGCTCGCGCCGGCTTCCGGCTTCGGGGAGGGGGTGGCGC contains:
- a CDS encoding AraC family transcriptional regulator, producing the protein MAVAPLREGLPQDAVDRPLAGFARDYPDGAETGWHHHARVQLLYGLRGVMRIATAGASFVLPAGLALWVPGGTPHALRMQGEVAMRALFLRADAAGAGPQRPQVLGVSPLLRELILATCAEPVEWAERGRGPHLAALILDEIRHAPRLPFGLPEPRDPRLRRLAALLRERPGREEGLEEWSALVGASPRTLSRLFRRETGLSFAAWRQALRLTEAGALLAGGLPPARAAAAVGYASTAAFGAAFRAAFGMTPGMAARPPAPGR
- a CDS encoding DUF4170 domain-containing protein encodes the protein MSDRKIYFVWGGIFTAPDWATLEPQTEECYGPFHDAQVAERVWNEKARRNIDIATHRLFVLAVDRPGGQARTA
- a CDS encoding LysE family translocator is translated as MTFETWLAFAAASSVMLAIPGPTVLLVVSYALGQGWRTALPMAAGVALGDFTAMTVSVLGLGALLATSAAVFTALKWAGAAYLVWLGVALWRVGGSTGPGVARGPASARRMFGHAWLVTALNPKSITFFVAFLPQFLDPAGSLGTQIVVLEATFLLLAFANALAYALAASRARRVARSPRAMGLMRRIGGGLLVAAGLGTAAREVAARG
- a CDS encoding putative DNA modification/repair radical SAM protein, whose protein sequence is MPGTRMDLRRKLEILADAAKYDASCASSGTEKRDSLDGGLGSTEGMGICHAYAPDGRCISLLKVLLTNACVYDCAYCINRAASNVPRARFTVEELVGLTLDFYRRNYIEGLFLSSGIIRSPDYTMEQIVRVARELRLTHGFKGYIHLKTIPDADPALLAEAGTHADRLSINIELPRAESLAALAPEKEAGSIRRAMGRLRLRLDEAEAARAAPSRAAPPRFAPAGQSTQMIVGADASNDAQVLATSAGLYGSYRLRRVYYSAYSPIPDASAALPPVAPPLVREHRLYQADWLMRFYGFGAGEIVAGGPEDGAAGMLELDIDPKLSWALRHRHRFPVDLNRADRELLLRVPGLGAKTVERIVAARRHRTLRLEDLARLRVPLRKVAPFLLAAGHRPRAGLLDRGDLRALLAPASGFGEGVAQPARPTQLPLFAPEAMRA